The genomic window TTCGCCAGAGCCACCAGTGTTTATTCTTTTATTCTTTAATAAAGCAAGGTGGGACTCACCCTTCtttgccttttttcttttttcttttttttttttttaagtgagaACGGGCAACTTACCATTTTGGCCATTCTCCTTTGGAAGCATGACTTGATGCACACAATTTGTCCTGCCTGCAAATGTCCAGCCAGATGCATAGGATGTGAATAACTTAGAAAAATAACTAGCATAAAGTAATGACAGTATGAATAATTTTACAACACTGTGCATGCAtatagggagggaaggagagagaggggggggggatgGGGTGGGGAGTGAGAGAGAGACCTCTTCCTTGACAGTAATGGCAATCAACTCTTCCACTTCCATTGCAGACTACACAAGATGGATCTggtttcttccttctctctttcttaACATTTGACTGCAAAGTATAATGTTGTAGGAATACCAGAAACCCTTAGCCAAGACAAATGCCAACGCCAAAAATAAAGAATAGTACTTTTCTATCATGCATAAAAATTCCCATTAAATTATAAGGTTTTGACCTAAGTCCTTTTGCCAATTTTACTAATTTACATATTTTGTAGGGAATAAAGAAAGAGTCCTGACATGTGGCCTTTCCTTAATTAATTTCAGCACTTGAATATATGAATATGATGACATGCTCATATGATCAATTTCCAATCTACCCTGTTTATGCCTTCCAAATTTCAGTATTCCATTTCATCTTTTCTATTCTTCAGAAAGAAAGATTGTGGAAGGCCCAACCAACTTCATCTGATATTTTCACAAAAACAGCTAGCTATGAATACATAAAATATAACTGACAGGACAAAAAATATTAACCAAAGACTAATATCCATCAAATTAGAATGTTGCAAGAAACAAGTATATCATCCCATTAATTATTACCATTCGTGGAATATTTGAGTGCTGAAAGGGGGAAAGCTTTATGCTTGATACTTGCTTACAAACACTATTTGATGATGAATAAATTTGAAACCTGACTGTGGGGGTTCAATGAAGCGCAACACAGTGCAGAACTACATGTTTAATCAGATAAGCTATCTAATGCCCATATCAGAGTAGCATAAAACAAACACATAGCAATAGTGGTCACAGAACAATTCTCAGAGAACTGTATCCAAAGCAACAACCAGAACTGGAAATAACCAGGATAAAGCAGATACAATGACAATCTTTGATGAACATATGGAGAGACGATATACAGCCGGCACACtttgattaaacaatttaattatttttgccCCTAGGAAAAATTTCAACCATTTTACATTGACGCATAGACATGTTTTACACAAATAAACAAACTTTAATAGTTAATTTGTGCATGTAACATCACAAATAATCATAGAAAAATCTATATCCATTGCTATTTTAATATATGCATAGCATCATTTTGGGTAACTTACTATGCAATTAACCTTACAGAAATATATTTACTTATTAACACATATAAACTTATAATtcatgatacaagatatgaaggGGGGTCATAGCGGCATGCTTTTCTTAGAAGAAAAGATAATTCACTGATCCCCTTACAGAAAATGACAGAAATGATGAATTTTTACCAATGCATTTGGAGTTGACCACACTGATCTTTTTCATATTACAAGTCCTATTAAACCTTCAAGTCCTCAAAATGTCTTCATGACTCTCATTCAAGTCATGTTGGTCAACTAACTCTTTCGTAGCATCTCAAATTTAATCCATCTTTTGATAATTTGCATCATATGTACACGTCAAATGTCCAAATCATTTTTAAAAGATTATGTTCATTTTTATTTAATGTTACTTCCCATTATTTCTTAAACTACtcaactcttttttttcttttgagaacTAGGACTAGAGGAGGCCCAGCTAAATAACAGTTTGAGGCTGGATCAAACCCATCTCCCTTGTATCCGTAGAAGAGACTTTACAGACTCAGCCAATTGGCACCCTCTAAAACTACTCACCTCTTTTTTAAGTCAGTACAAGGGCCTAAGTCCATTAAGTTCTTATGAATATAACTAACAGCATCAGCATTAGCAATTTGAGCAATAGAGGGAACCCCAATAACCAGATAGTAGCATTCTAGCAGCCATGGCCAATTTTGGAGAACAGATCAGCAACTTCATTCCATTCTTGATAGATAATGAGAAGTAGAGAAGATGGGAAACTTTacaaaagaagaaagaatagTAGGCATCAATGCAGTCGCCTTTTCCATTCAAGCCAAATCCTATGGGCTGAGGAGATAATGGCCAGTCAAATTCCGTCCAATGCAGCCTGAAGATCCAGAATGGGCAAAGTATTTTCTGGCACAGGTGAAGCACCAGCAGCCAAGATTCTACCTTCATGATTCCTGATTACTCCAGCCTCACCATCAGCTCCCGGTGACCATTGAAATTGATTTTCACTTTTCTTGGTTGTGGGGAACCAAGAAACAGGGATAGGGGTAGATGATGATTGACCCCATCGAAAGAAGCTCCCCAGCTGCCTGGACCATTGAGAGTTAATTGTAtgctttattataaatatttcttaTGTTCCTTTGATTATTCTATCAAGGCATAATGTAACTTATCAGAACAATAAATTGATttcaaaagatgatttttatgctTGCTCATGGTAGTAGAGTGATGGGTTCGCATCACTAATGTTCTCGATTTGAAGATTAAGGTTTGAGGTGAGCCCTTCAATAGaaaccaaaataaaataaaatggtcAGAAGATGTCAGGGAGCTGTTTTGGGATGGAGTCATGTCACCTGGCTCAGACTAGTGAGATAGCAGTTTGCAATTTTGCACCATTAAATCATTTCTTTATCCAGCTAAGATGACTCATGCAACACAAGACAGGGTAGGACGTGATTACACTTTAAACCCTGGTACATATCTGAAGATCCCAAAAAAGACCATCTAAAACTTATTGATTTTAATCATTATCGAACAAGCCTAAAATTGGACCCGGTGATCTTTGGCTCTTAGGAAAAATATCCTAAGTATCTgtgttttcttcatttttttttaaagtaagcGAGTTTTATAtcgattttaaaacttttttctttttatttttcaataattttcaattaaaattgcTGAAACATGAGCAAGAAACCAATAGAATAGTGAAACTCTTGAAACCATAAATCATTAGGTATAGCTGAAACCAAAATTTAAACCGACTTCAAATTTTGATTAGGAACTGAATGGTAGCAATTGAGGATGGTTTTTGATATTTAACTTGCTTGGGTAACACTTTATGGAGGTTATCTTGGTAATATTAGGAATTCATTTAGCTCTAAAAAGCATTGGAATTTGATACTTGTTGATTTGGATTAAATTATAGGATTTGTCCACTGCCTCTCATTTGTACAGAAAACATGCTTAAACCTCTCCTACAAAGAAATTAGACATGTTATATTATTGTTGAAGCTTCAAATTAGGTGTCCTCTAAATTTTAAGGAAGTTTCATTAAGTCAAAACCCTTGAAAAATATGTTTCTGTCCgtcatatttttttgacattatGCTTCTTAGCAGTCATATATTCTTTGTCAATCAGTATAACATATAAGTCAACTTCCAACATCATAGCAAATGATTGGTCACAAGTGCCATCCTCAAAAAAGAATATCACGTGTCACAGTAGGGAACAGGAATGCAAGGAACAAAATGTTCCAAAGGTCATGCACAATATAGCCATGATTGTCGAAGTGCTCGGATGATATTGAAAGATGACTCATTCACTTGTGGACAGAAGGACCAGTCAGCTATGGATCACCTAACTACAAAACAACTGATAAATCATTAACTATAATGTATGCGTACCTTTCCTGTGATGCTAGAGGATGATAAATAACTAAGTATTGCTATAAGCATCTTTAATTATCGCATCTATTCAGTTATAAGAATTGTTAAAGCCGAACTTTTCTTAATTCCACACACAAAGTTTCAAAAAGTCCAAAAATTCCCAAAGACGTTATAGCTACTAAGAATGTAGAATTTTTAAGAGAATGATTCCTGGATTACATGCTGGTCTACTTGTGCTGCACAGTTTATTAATTACCTGTAATCATATGAAGAACGTTATACTCTAATATTTGTGAAAAATATCTTCACAGCAAGCCAGCTAAAGAGCTTAATAATGGTGTAAGATATCAAACAACATAATTAGATAATTCATTGTAGCCATGTAGACATCTAATCAGCCGCCAAGCGTGCGGTAGCCTCTTCAATCAAGTAGCCCCCCAAACTACCATGCGGAAAAATTACTTCCACATGGCCGAATAAAGGCTACCAAAGGCATAGTAAGGCCTTTAGATTTGCTCTCACGCAGTAAATAGCTTCCAAGAAACGATCTTGATGCGTCGGATGGATTATCTTCCGAAAGAACAGTAACCCTAagattctttttttaaaaaaaaaaacaattgatCAACAGAAAATTTTCCTCTTTGCCCAAAAAGATGTCCAAATTTCTTTGAGCTAGTGGTTTTACAATGATCTTGAACCCCTCGTTTTCAAATTTGAGGGAAACTGGCTCCAAAATAAACTCTTAAGCTACGCCTACTTCCATGCCTTTGTCGAGCTCTTTCGTCGTTTCGATAGGCGAACACTGTAAAAAGGCAGAATTATTCTAATGAGGAGGAGAGATTGGGGGGCGCTGACCTCGGTCCGGACGATCCATGAGGGTCTCGAGAAACCCAGACGCGACGAACCGTTCTCCTTTCGACGAAAAGGGCTGCCGTCACGTGCGGCGGCGGAATCGCCCGGAGGCAGTGGGAAGGCGGACGTGAACGCGGTCATCGCCGGCGCGCAACTAGAGAGAGCCGTTTTGAAGGTTCTGTAAGGTGTTGGAGATAATTTACAGAGCTCACACAACGTTCGAGGAAAATTATGCGGGGATCCGGATTTATAAACTTCAGATCTAGTCGTCAAACCACCTGCCGACTACGTTTCTATATTCTCTACAGGAAGATTATCCACATACTTTAGGGTTGGTTTGGTTAAAATCCGACAGGATAAGTTAGGATCGGGGCACCGGGTAAAAAAAGGGAGGGAGTACGAGAGGAAGTAGGAACGTAGAGATCAGCGCCCCGCTCTCACTAGGATTACCCAAAAGGAAGGACCTCCCAAGATCTaggcttttttttcctttttttttttttttttgtgtgtaatcTCGCTGGGAGCGGGCCACGTGACCACGAGCTCTTCCTCTGCTTGCCCTCTGTTTTCCATCCTAGGCTATCGCACCGGATTATAAGGGAAGTTCGGAAACAGGCTTTTATAACTTTCTAAATTTCAAGGTTAGTTCATACGGactatgcctttttttttttttttttttttttgggggtgggGGAACATACCTATAAATTTGTTAACAATCGCTGCTCCAGCAAAGGTTTAGTTACAAGTCCCCGACTTACAAGCTCAAGTTGGCGGGAGCTTTCTATGCGTAAATAACTTGGTGGATGTTTTAATCCACCGGCCTCAGGCCAGCATAAAAATCGAGAAGAATTACAGATAGTTACTTCCAATGCACGGTGTCCTAGTTGGAGTAAGAATTGttgttagcttttttttttttatttttttggttgttaaaataaatttaagattCATTTGATTCACAAAAAATGAACGGAAAAGAGACAATTcctaaaaaatagagagaagatctcttatttaattaaaatttaaaaaaaataaaaaaatattttttcataaaaaaatattttttaataaaaaaatactttctATATTTCATGAGAAGTAAAAAACCTACGAGCGATGATTATAATGAAATATtggttaataatataatataatattaatattatcttcatatttatatgaatataatattatatttgatactatattatatctatattaataaatttgttatattaaaaatattaatattatattaatatataatttaatatatataatattatattaatataataaattattgtaatttaatattatattataatatattaaatatatttatattaatataaatataatatttatatttatataaaatttaagagcAAAAAGGTGTAGTCTTATATCTACTAAGAGtataataagtattttatataatttttttttacaaaaaaataaatatttaatctaacataaattattttataataaattattttttttataatcaattaaatatatgaaaattttatttttaaaaaataattttttataaaaaaattttttcctacGAACCAAACgaatttttagtgaaaaattgaTGAATACTGATCTTTCAAAAGTATTTCGGCCAGTGAACTGATTTACGGTCCTTGAGATGCTGCTGCCACTGTACAAAACCACATTGACAATATGctgcagtaatttttttttttttttcttgagtaaAAACGGAGGAAAAAAGGCCCTTCCCtcagatttattgataaatataattatttacggATGGGAGGGTGGTACAAGGTCCGGGGTGACCATCAATGGAGAGAGGGTGGACATTGGGTTTTTTGTGGCCTTCTAAGAATTTGtcatgttgggatataccgatcgacgatcctgacggacgactccgatggaTAACTCCGACTGACcccgacagacgactccgacggacgatcctgaccgaccgacggacgactccgacggacgaccccgaccgacgaccgacggacgactctgacggaccgatcccgaccgacgaccccgaccgacgaccgacggacgaccctgacggacgatcccgacggacgaccccgatcgacgaccgacggacgaccccgacggacgactccgaccgacgaccccgacagacggctgccgacaatatccgaccgaaggtgtgtcggataaaccgaaggtgtgtcggccgaaccgacccatgctgttcccgaccgaccgaacggtcgaacccatattaccgactcactgtcgggggtggcagccgacgtccgacttaagcaagacaccagaccagccgacggtgccgcCGGATCATCATCCGATGTcccggcagccgaataccgatGTATGATCGGCCAGCCCTCCCAAATGTCGTACGACCGTtatgggctgctgtcctgtcaaggacgtgcTGTGTGACCATCCTgaaacattgtcctgccaaggacatgggttgattctgacaacctgcggcgatttgacaacccacgacgattctgacagcctccgatgatttgacaactcctcccattgtctgcgtcattaatgacggcgccatgtcgcgctctactataaaacggagaagacaacagtgctggaggaggtccattcgaaacccctgaacccctcctctctagctctcgctctctctcgttgagctccttatttttttttcactgttgcctagtctcctctctgacttgaccgtcggaggtccccgccggagccacctccgatcagtgcggattttttttttgcaggcgctcgttcccggcgatcagacgatgagaggattggccgcaacatgtcAATACAAAAATTCCCCCATAGCTTGAAGGTATGAAGGATCTTGCGTAACACCGCGATGTGTTCCTTTTAAGAAAAATGCGGCAGTAATTCAATTTGATGATCGGAAAAATCTATCTTCACAAATTCTACGCAGGCAgaaggtgtttttttttttttggttagagcAGGCAGAAGGTCTTAACatacgtacacacacacacagatgctCTTGGCATCACAGGTTGGGCTAATGACACCTTCCCACCACCAAAGGTGGCAGCCGAAGCATTTGAAGAGATCTACCATACCAAATTGATGATTGAAGCAGATGCTCTTGGAATCATAGGGTGGGCTAATGACACCTTTCCACCACCGAAAGTAGCAGCAGAAGCATTTGAAGAGATCTACCATCTAACGTCAAATGGGGAATGTGTGATTGTCTCTGCGTGCAAGGCAACTGCACTGCAGTTGAATTAGCTAATCAATTAGCAGAGCTTCACAAGCTTCGAATTTCGGAATATCCAGACAATCTAGGTGATTATTGATTACAGACAGGCTACAGTTCAGaactttttcctttttccccTCCATTTCGCAAAACTTATGAGCAGAAATAGCCAGCTTTATGTAGATTCTGAGATGTTTTCCGTTCGCTTTTGTGCGTCTTTGTGGGCGCGTGTTGAAGTGGATCAAGATCTCCACAGGTTTTTTTGGGCGGGTACGCATGCTCGGATCAAGCCCTCTGATACATCACACCAATTTCATCAGCATACGATAGCCAGGGGAGAGAGGGAGGAACAGGGAAAACTTAAGGTTGAGGACAAGGTGTAGTAATACAACCACAAGAATACGAAATATGCAACGGTTGATGCTAAAGCTGTTCATGATATAATTTGAacatcaatccaaaatcaatccaaatcaaaccaaaaaatCGAACATGATATAATATGCACGATCTATCGaaaatcaatccaaatcaaatcaaaaaatcgaACATGatataatttgatttaatttttaatttttattttcaaaaattttgattttcaatttgattaaagatcaaaaattttaaaaatcaaaccaaaaatttaaatcataatttaaatttatgttgtTTACAATGTTGAAAATTTGTTGGTTATTTGGATGAATGATCGAATATTTAGATTTAACCTATTATTATAATTTACTATAATGCTTGAATGCTTATTTATATTGtaaatgatataattttttatatattatattttatttattatcaacatattttttatcaaatatcaacGTATCATTACTTAtcaattatcaatttttaatataaaaaattatcaatcaatATATTCAACGAATCCTAATATAACAAACTAACAATAAAtctataataattatttaaatatattatatcaaaaataaataattaaaaatcaaaaaattattaaaaaaaatcaaaaaatcgaaTCCAAATTTTCGATTTGATTTTCATAAGGTTTCTTTCTTATTCAGattgattttcaatttttattttttttttattatttaatttttggatCGAATCGGTATAGATTGATTAAAACTGAGTAAACAGCCCTAATTGATGCTAGACAATTCAACGTCATCCCCTGGAGCATCATGAAGACCATGACCTAAACAAATATAAAGATACTTCCGATGCAAAAGCTAACTAGGAAACAAGATCCAGCCTTATTGAACTCTTTtgcaaagaaaaataataataaaatctgcCAACCTTCACAGTAGACACTGTAGATGCACTATCCAATTCCAGTTCACAGTCCATCAAAGTAtaaatcaatgtaattttagtaGTTGCTCAAATTAGATGCTACCCTCCATTACTATGAATCAGTAATTTTGGGTTGTTTTTATCAATAAAAGGTAACTGCTAGTTTTTGAATTATATATAAACAAAGATATGACGAAAAATAGCACTGATTATAAGGTTATGGGACGGTCACTCATCAGGATCAACGATTATTATCAAAATCCGATCCAAGTTGCCACACAATGAAGCGAAGAAGGGTTTGTCTGACATGCCAGGTTTTATGCCAATTTTACACAATTGGT from Elaeis guineensis isolate ETL-2024a chromosome 4, EG11, whole genome shotgun sequence includes these protein-coding regions:
- the LOC105043834 gene encoding uncharacterized protein isoform X1, which gives rise to MTAFTSAFPLPPGDSAAARDGSPFRRKENGSSRLGFSRPSWIVRTESNVKKERRKKPDPSCVVCNGSGRVDCHYCQGRGRTNCVHQVMLPKENGQNGAMFVVEVDLGIVTDALEQGNTGI
- the LOC105043834 gene encoding uncharacterized protein isoform X2, encoding MEKATALMPTILSSFSNVKKERRKKPDPSCVVCNGSGRVDCHYCQGRGRTNCVHQVMLPKENGQNGAMFVVEVDLGIVTDALEQGNTGI